The Pseudomonadota bacterium genomic interval TCGGCAGGTAGTTCGATACCTTGGCGCCGCCGACGCTGCTACCCTTGGCGCCCTGCAGGTCGTGGATCAACGATAGCGCGATGCCTTGCTCGTAGATCGTCGCTGGTGGCGGCGCGAGCGGCAGGGCGTAGACCACCCTCGTCGTGGCGCGCGCGGTGGCTGGGTCGAGATTCACCGGGCCCTGACCGCGTGAAACCACCACGCGCACATAGCACTCCTCGCTGCCGCTGCGCTCGACGGTTTGCCGAATCTCCACCGAAAGCGACGCCGAGTCGAGGGGCAGGCGAATGCCCAGCCGATCGCACGAGCGGGCAAGGCGCTCGAGATGCTCGCGCTCACAAAACGGCGCGCCTCCATAGGTGCGCATGACCTCGAACGCAGCGTCACCGTACAAGAAGCCTCGATCGAGCACCGAGACCCGCGCCTCGGCCACAGGCCGAAAATCACCGTTTAGACAGACGACACCGTCGAGCATGGGGCCGGTGCCATAGCGCAGCGTTCTCGGGGGCGCCAGCGCTGGCCTCATC includes:
- a CDS encoding aminotransferase class IV, translated to MRPALAPPRTLRYGTGPMLDGVVCLNGDFRPVAEARVSVLDRGFLYGDAAFEVMRTYGGAPFCEREHLERLARSCDRLGIRLPLDSASLSVEIRQTVERSGSEECYVRVVVSRGQGPVNLDPATARATTRVVYALPLAPPPATIYEQGIALSLIHDLQGAKGSSVGGAKVSNYLPNAMALREAKGRGSDEAAFVGPCGEVLEGSTSNVFAVVGGVLRTPPVSAGILAGVTRGLVLDLASERSLATVQGPLFPGDLYGAQEVFISSSVREIAPVVRVDDVAVGDGKPGPVTKELLRGYRSRARAASS